A stretch of DNA from Aliarcobacter thereius LMG 24486:
ACAAAAATAGCTCAAGGTGTTCCAACAGGAGTTAGTCTTGAAAATGTAGATTTATTATCACTTTCAAAAGCAATACAGAGTAAAGTAGAGGTTTGATTTGCAAAAAAGAGTTGTTTGTCAAAAATGTATTCATTATTTTGTAACTTGGGAGCAAAATAAACCACATGGATGTAAAGCTTATGGGTTTAAATCTCAGGTTCTTCCAAGTATTGTTGTAAAAAATAGTAGTCAAGATGATTGTAATCTGTTTGTAAAAAAGAAT
This window harbors:
- a CDS encoding uracil-DNA glycosylase; protein product: MQKRVVCQKCIHYFVTWEQNKPHGCKAYGFKSQVLPSIVVKNSSQDDCNLFVKKNFESRS